A portion of the Rhodococcus pseudokoreensis genome contains these proteins:
- the ald gene encoding alanine dehydrogenase, with product MKIGIPREIKNHEYRVAISPAGVHELVGRGHDVIIEAGAGVGSSFADADFKAAGAQILSTADQVWESTDLLLKVKEPIAEEYARLRQDQVLFTYLHLAASKDCTDALLASKTTSIAYETVVGADGSLPLLAPMSEVAGRLAPQAGAYHLMRQGGGRGVLMGGVPGVRPAKVVVIGAGVSGKNAIAVAYGMHADVTVLDLSIARLREIDAQYHGQVKTITSNTLELEQAVLDADLVIGAVLVPGAKAPTLVSNNLVSRMKPGSVLVDIAIDQGGCFEDSKPTTHAEPTYQVHDSVFYCVANMPGAVPRTSTYALTNATLPYVVALADKGWKEATATVPGLAEGLSTHDGKLLSTEVAAAHGYPVATLPA from the coding sequence ATGAAGATCGGCATCCCCCGCGAAATCAAGAACCACGAATACCGCGTGGCCATCAGCCCCGCCGGTGTCCACGAACTCGTCGGCCGCGGCCACGACGTGATCATCGAAGCCGGTGCCGGCGTCGGATCATCCTTCGCCGACGCGGACTTCAAAGCCGCAGGCGCCCAGATCCTCTCGACCGCCGACCAGGTCTGGGAGAGCACCGACCTGCTGCTCAAGGTCAAGGAACCCATCGCCGAGGAATACGCCCGACTGCGCCAGGACCAGGTCCTGTTCACCTACCTGCACCTCGCCGCATCCAAGGACTGCACCGACGCACTGCTGGCGTCGAAGACCACCTCCATCGCCTACGAAACCGTCGTCGGCGCCGACGGGTCCCTGCCCCTGTTGGCCCCGATGAGCGAGGTCGCCGGACGCCTCGCCCCGCAAGCCGGCGCCTACCACCTCATGCGCCAGGGCGGCGGCCGCGGCGTCCTCATGGGCGGCGTCCCCGGCGTACGCCCCGCCAAGGTCGTCGTCATCGGCGCCGGCGTCTCCGGCAAGAACGCCATCGCCGTCGCCTACGGCATGCACGCCGACGTCACCGTCCTCGACCTGTCCATCGCGCGCCTCCGCGAAATCGACGCCCAGTACCACGGCCAGGTCAAGACCATCACCTCCAACACCCTCGAACTCGAGCAGGCCGTCCTCGACGCCGACCTGGTCATCGGCGCCGTCCTCGTCCCCGGCGCCAAGGCCCCCACACTCGTCTCCAACAACCTGGTCTCGCGGATGAAGCCCGGTTCGGTGCTCGTCGACATCGCCATCGACCAGGGCGGCTGCTTCGAGGACTCGAAGCCCACCACCCACGCCGAACCCACGTACCAGGTCCACGACTCGGTGTTCTACTGCGTCGCCAACATGCCCGGCGCCGTCCCCCGCACCTCCACCTACGCCCTCACCAACGCGACCCTGCCGTACGTCGTCGCCCTCGCCGACAAGGGCTGGAAGGAAGCCACCGCCACCGTCCCCGGCCTCGCCGAGGGACTGTCCACCCACGACGGCAAGCTGTTGTCCACCGAAGTCGCTGCCGCGCACGGCTACCCGGTCGCAACACTGCCCGCCTGA